In Alkalihalobacterium alkalinitrilicum, a genomic segment contains:
- a CDS encoding class I SAM-dependent methyltransferase, translating to MNVSDNFEEYDNPELYDFENDTFLLDLPLIREFAKQVEGPVVELACGTGRIAIRLAEEGIETVGVDFHKKMLTKAIESEGKGTRIKLGIARLYQVRFRSTKLIYLHGRKFFSTLFNE from the coding sequence ATGAATGTAAGTGATAATTTTGAGGAATATGATAATCCTGAGTTGTACGATTTTGAAAACGATACTTTTTTATTAGATTTGCCACTCATTAGAGAGTTTGCAAAACAAGTTGAAGGTCCTGTTGTTGAGCTAGCTTGTGGTACGGGGAGAATTGCCATTCGGTTAGCTGAAGAAGGAATTGAAACTGTAGGAGTTGATTTTCATAAAAAAATGTTAACTAAAGCTATCGAAAGCGAAGGAAAGGGAACTAGAATTAAGCTGGGTATTGCAAGATTGTACCAAGTTAGATTTAGGTCTACAAAGCTCATTTATCTTCATGGTAGGAAATTCTTTTCAACACTTTTTAACGAATGA
- a CDS encoding ion transporter, whose product MASQQTKEKKIPNRISEYCAKIVDHKAFTTTIITFIIINAIVVGIETYPSVYQTYTSWFYYADITLLWIFTIEIALRMIAARPTYSFFKNSWNWFDFLIVAAGHIFVGGHFITVLRILRVLRVLRAISVIPSLRRLVDALLLTIPALGNIMILMSIIFYIFAVIGTMLFAGVAPEYFGNLQLSLLTLFQVVTLESWASGVMRPIFAEVPWSWIYFVLFILVGTFIVFNLFIGVIVSNVEKANQDENESDEVDTKHEVRELRKEIAELKKMMIKMNKS is encoded by the coding sequence ATGGCGTCACAGCAAACAAAGGAGAAAAAAATACCGAATCGCATTTCGGAGTATTGTGCAAAAATCGTTGATCATAAAGCTTTTACAACTACGATCATTACGTTCATTATCATTAACGCCATTGTGGTTGGAATTGAAACGTATCCATCTGTTTATCAAACTTATACAAGCTGGTTTTATTACGCAGACATCACTCTATTATGGATCTTTACGATTGAAATAGCTTTACGGATGATTGCAGCGCGTCCCACCTACTCTTTTTTTAAAAACAGTTGGAACTGGTTTGACTTCCTAATTGTTGCTGCAGGTCATATCTTTGTCGGTGGACATTTCATTACCGTCTTACGTATATTACGTGTTCTTCGTGTTCTTAGAGCGATTTCTGTCATTCCTTCATTACGAAGACTGGTCGATGCGTTATTATTAACTATCCCAGCACTTGGAAATATTATGATTCTAATGAGCATTATTTTCTATATCTTTGCCGTTATTGGAACGATGTTGTTTGCGGGTGTTGCACCTGAGTATTTTGGAAATCTGCAATTGTCCTTATTAACGCTATTCCAAGTCGTCACACTTGAATCATGGGCAAGTGGTGTAATGCGGCCAATATTCGCAGAAGTCCCATGGTCGTGGATATATTTTGTCCTCTTTATTCTCGTTGGTACATTTATCGTGTTTAACTTATTTATTGGTGTTATCGTAAGTAATGTTGAGAAAGCGAATCAAGATGAAAACGAAAGTGACGAGGTTGACACGAAACATGAAGTCCGTGAACTTCGAAAAGAAATTGCTGAGTTGAAAAAGATGATGATCAAAATGAACAAGAGCTGA
- the thiC gene encoding phosphomethylpyrimidine synthase ThiC — protein MSILNSFPNSKKVYVNEKNKNVSVPFREIELSPTSFNGEEIANEPFRVYDTTGPYTDTSYKADVRKGLPELRKPWILERDDVECYVGRNVKPEDNGFIDLEKTKAVKIFDTTNRKPLRAKQGKNVTQLHYAKQGIITPEMEFIAIREGLEPDFVRSEVASGRAIIPSNINHPESEPMIIGRNFHVKINANIGNSAVSSSIEEEVEKMTWAIRWGADTIMDLSTGKHIHTTREWIIRNSPVPVGTVPIYQALEKVNGVAEDLTWEVYRDTLIEQAEQGVDYFTIHAGVLLRYVPITANRLTGIVSRGGSIMAAWCLAHHQENFLYTHFEEICEIMKTYDIAFSLGDGLRPGSIADANDESQFAELETLGELTKIAWEHDVQVMVEGPGHVPMHKIKENMDKQLQICNEAPFYTLGPLTTDIAPGYDHITSAIGAAMIASYGTAMLCYVTPKEHLGLPNKDDVREGVVTYKLAAHAADLAKGHPNAQKRDDALSKARFEFRWRDQFNLSLDPEKAMSFHDETLPAEGAKTAHFCSMCGPKFCSMKISHDLRQTAKEKGIDEQTLLKEEMDKKSEEFKEQGSKIYTKL, from the coding sequence ATGTCAATTCTTAACTCATTCCCAAACAGTAAGAAAGTTTATGTGAACGAAAAAAACAAAAATGTATCAGTTCCATTTCGTGAAATAGAACTAAGCCCCACTTCGTTTAACGGTGAAGAAATTGCGAATGAACCATTTAGAGTTTATGACACGACTGGACCTTACACAGATACATCCTACAAAGCAGATGTGAGGAAAGGTTTACCAGAACTCCGGAAACCATGGATTTTGGAGCGTGATGATGTCGAATGTTATGTCGGCCGAAATGTGAAACCCGAAGATAATGGATTTATCGATTTAGAAAAAACAAAAGCCGTAAAAATATTTGATACGACAAATCGAAAACCACTTCGAGCCAAACAAGGGAAAAATGTAACGCAGTTGCATTATGCCAAACAGGGGATCATTACTCCAGAGATGGAGTTTATTGCGATACGTGAGGGATTAGAGCCTGATTTTGTACGTTCTGAAGTGGCAAGTGGAAGAGCAATCATTCCATCAAACATCAATCATCCAGAAAGTGAACCAATGATTATCGGCCGAAATTTCCATGTGAAAATTAATGCAAACATTGGAAACTCTGCGGTCAGTTCTTCCATTGAAGAAGAAGTTGAAAAAATGACGTGGGCGATCCGCTGGGGTGCTGATACAATCATGGACTTATCAACTGGTAAACATATTCATACTACGAGAGAATGGATCATACGAAATAGCCCTGTTCCAGTTGGTACGGTACCCATTTATCAAGCACTCGAAAAAGTAAATGGAGTCGCAGAAGACTTAACGTGGGAAGTTTACCGCGATACATTAATCGAACAAGCCGAACAAGGGGTTGATTACTTTACGATTCATGCAGGAGTGTTATTACGTTATGTGCCGATAACCGCGAATCGCTTAACAGGAATCGTCTCAAGAGGTGGATCGATTATGGCTGCTTGGTGTCTTGCTCACCATCAAGAAAACTTCTTATACACACACTTTGAAGAGATCTGTGAAATTATGAAAACATACGATATCGCCTTTTCTCTAGGGGATGGTTTACGTCCAGGTTCCATTGCGGATGCAAATGATGAGTCTCAATTTGCTGAGTTAGAAACGCTAGGAGAGTTAACGAAAATTGCTTGGGAGCATGACGTTCAAGTAATGGTAGAAGGACCAGGACATGTACCGATGCATAAAATTAAAGAAAATATGGATAAGCAACTTCAAATTTGTAATGAAGCACCATTTTATACACTTGGCCCATTAACAACTGATATTGCCCCAGGTTATGACCACATTACGTCAGCGATTGGTGCTGCGATGATCGCTTCTTATGGAACCGCAATGCTTTGCTATGTTACACCAAAAGAACATTTAGGCCTACCAAATAAAGACGATGTCCGAGAAGGCGTCGTTACTTATAAGCTCGCCGCTCACGCTGCTGATTTGGCTAAAGGCCACCCTAACGCTCAAAAGCGTGATGATGCCCTTTCAAAGGCACGTTTTGAGTTCCGTTGGCGTGATCAATTTAACTTATCACTTGATCCTGAAAAAGCGATGAGCTTCCATGATGAAACCTTACCAGCAGAAGGTGCGAAAACAGCTCACTTTTGTTCAATGTGCGGGCCTAAATTTTGCAGCATGAAAATTTCTCACGACCTCCGTCAAACCGCAAAGGAAAAAGGAATCGATGAACAGACACTATTAAAAGAAGAAATGGACAAAAAATCAGAAGAATTTAAAGAGCAAGGAAGTAAAATTTATACAAAACTGTAA
- a CDS encoding glutamate-5-semialdehyde dehydrogenase, whose protein sequence is MSELIQKAKKAKEITAELAVLSTEQKNEALLLIAGQLIEETDFILTENEKDVIAGRDNGLTESLIDRLKLTSERILDMADGLKQVVELADPIDEVLEAWERPNGLQIKKVRVPLGVIGMIYEARPNVTVDASGLCLKAGNAVILRGSSTAIHSNKAIVQVIHHALEKSQLPIETVQLLEDTSRQTASEMFKLNEYLDVLIPRGGASLIQSVVKNASVPVLETGVGNCHIYIDKDANQEMAISIAVNAKTQRPSVCNAAETILVHKDWATDHLQDLLAQLKAKKVEIRANETACQIDNSLIAATEEDWGTEYLDLTVALKIVENVDEAIRHIQTYGTKHSEAIISEDAVSVSKFLNYIDAAAVYHNASTRFTDGFEFGFGAEIGISTQKLHARGPMGLPALTSTKYVVRGTGQIK, encoded by the coding sequence ATGAGTGAACTCATTCAAAAAGCAAAAAAAGCAAAAGAAATTACAGCAGAACTAGCAGTCTTATCAACAGAACAGAAAAACGAAGCTCTACTGCTAATTGCAGGACAACTAATTGAAGAAACTGACTTTATCTTAACAGAAAATGAAAAAGATGTGATTGCTGGTAGAGACAATGGCCTGACAGAATCGCTTATTGACCGACTAAAACTAACGAGTGAACGAATATTAGATATGGCTGATGGCTTAAAACAAGTTGTTGAACTAGCAGATCCTATCGATGAAGTTCTCGAAGCGTGGGAGCGCCCAAATGGACTTCAAATCAAAAAAGTAAGAGTTCCACTCGGTGTAATTGGAATGATTTATGAAGCAAGACCAAACGTAACAGTAGACGCATCTGGATTATGTTTAAAAGCAGGTAATGCTGTAATTCTACGTGGAAGTTCCACAGCTATTCATTCCAATAAAGCAATCGTTCAAGTAATTCACCATGCCCTTGAAAAAAGCCAATTACCGATTGAAACCGTCCAGCTTCTAGAAGACACCAGTCGCCAAACCGCTTCGGAAATGTTCAAACTTAATGAATATCTTGACGTTCTTATTCCACGTGGTGGAGCGAGTCTTATTCAATCGGTTGTCAAAAATGCTTCCGTTCCAGTTCTCGAGACAGGAGTTGGAAACTGCCATATTTATATTGATAAAGATGCCAATCAGGAGATGGCCATTTCAATTGCTGTTAATGCGAAAACACAACGTCCATCTGTATGTAACGCAGCTGAAACAATTCTCGTCCACAAAGATTGGGCAACAGATCATTTACAAGACCTGCTTGCTCAATTAAAAGCTAAAAAAGTCGAAATCCGCGCGAATGAAACAGCATGCCAAATCGACAATAGTTTGATAGCCGCAACTGAAGAAGACTGGGGAACGGAATACCTTGATTTAACAGTAGCACTTAAGATCGTAGAAAATGTTGATGAAGCAATTCGCCATATCCAAACTTACGGTACGAAACATTCAGAAGCGATTATTTCAGAGGATGCCGTAAGTGTTAGCAAATTTTTGAACTATATAGATGCAGCAGCTGTTTATCATAATGCGTCTACTCGTTTCACGGACGGTTTTGAATTTGGTTTTGGTGCAGAAATTGGAATAAGTACACAAAAACTTCATGCTCGTGGTCCAATGGGACTCCCTGCATTAACCTCAACGAAATATGTCGTTCGCGGCACAGGACAAATAAAATAA
- a CDS encoding SDR family NAD(P)-dependent oxidoreductase, with translation MTTKLLLNKKIVITGASSGIGKEIAYIVAEMGATPILLARSVDKLEAISIEINQKFSVQAYYYSLDVTSFECVQKTIEQVISNHENIDVLINNAGVGYFDAFHEADFHQIEEMFHVNVLGLMACTKAVLPYLLETNEGHILNIGSQAGKIATPKSSVYSATKHAVRGFTNALRMELHETNIHVSLINPGPIRTAFFDQADKSGTYKKNVEKMMLSPEDVANRIVELIIKPKRELNLPWWMNVGSTVYQLFPRLVEKLGGKKFYQK, from the coding sequence ATGACAACGAAGCTCTTATTAAATAAAAAAATTGTTATAACAGGTGCTTCTAGTGGTATAGGTAAAGAAATAGCCTATATCGTTGCTGAAATGGGAGCAACACCAATTTTACTTGCGAGGTCGGTAGATAAGCTCGAAGCGATTTCCATAGAAATTAACCAAAAATTTTCAGTTCAAGCTTATTATTATTCATTAGATGTGACTTCATTTGAATGTGTGCAAAAGACAATCGAACAAGTCATTTCAAATCATGAAAATATAGATGTCCTTATTAATAACGCTGGAGTCGGTTATTTTGATGCATTTCATGAAGCGGATTTTCATCAGATCGAAGAGATGTTTCATGTCAATGTTTTAGGACTAATGGCGTGCACGAAAGCCGTTCTTCCATACCTACTAGAAACGAATGAAGGGCATATTTTGAATATTGGTTCGCAAGCGGGTAAAATTGCAACTCCAAAATCAAGTGTCTATTCAGCAACGAAGCATGCCGTACGAGGGTTTACGAATGCACTTCGAATGGAATTGCACGAGACAAATATTCATGTAAGTCTAATTAACCCAGGACCTATTCGAACAGCTTTTTTTGACCAAGCAGATAAAAGTGGTACCTACAAAAAGAATGTTGAAAAGATGATGTTATCACCAGAAGATGTGGCAAATCGGATTGTCGAACTTATTATTAAACCGAAGCGAGAGTTAAACTTACCATGGTGGATGAATGTGGGATCAACTGTTTATCAGTTGTTTCCTCGTCTTGTTGAGAAGTTGGGTGGAAAAAAGTTTTATCAAAAGTAA
- a CDS encoding aspartate kinase yields MRVAKFGGTSVANAEQIRKVAAIIGENEERKFVVVSAPGKREATDTKVTDLLIQLAEAVLEKRDVDNALRAVVGRYEEIALDLNLSRDIIETIKADLQQRVAFDSSHEGKFIDQMKASGEDNNAKLIAVYFQSIGIEAQYVNPNEAGLLVSDEPGNAQVLPESYDHLFQLRERSGVIVFPGFFGYSKEGTLVTFPRGGSDITGSILAAGVKADLYENFTDVDSVFAANPKIVENPVNIKKMTYREMRELSYAGFSVFHDEALMPAFRQSIPVCIKNTNNPEARGTMIMAERACVRNPVIGIASDSGFCTLYVRKYLMHREIGFGRRLLQIIEEEGISYEHIPSGIDDTSVILKQCQLDGEKEQRIISRIKEELDVDDVYVERDFSMIMIVGEGMHNTIGLSARATLALANANVNIEMINQGSSEVSLVFGVHQEDEEKAVRALYDEFFGAADESIE; encoded by the coding sequence ATGAGAGTAGCGAAATTCGGTGGGACATCAGTGGCGAACGCAGAGCAAATTCGTAAAGTGGCAGCGATTATTGGTGAGAACGAGGAAAGAAAGTTTGTTGTCGTTTCAGCACCAGGTAAGAGAGAAGCAACAGATACAAAGGTTACGGATTTACTTATCCAATTAGCCGAAGCTGTGCTAGAAAAAAGAGACGTTGACAATGCTCTTCGCGCAGTCGTTGGCCGTTATGAAGAAATCGCATTGGATCTTAATTTATCTAGAGATATTATTGAAACTATTAAAGCAGATTTACAACAAAGGGTTGCATTTGATTCTAGCCATGAAGGAAAATTTATCGATCAAATGAAAGCGAGCGGGGAAGACAATAATGCAAAATTAATAGCAGTTTATTTTCAAAGTATCGGAATAGAAGCTCAATATGTCAACCCGAATGAAGCGGGATTATTAGTAAGTGACGAACCTGGAAATGCTCAAGTACTTCCAGAAAGCTACGATCATTTATTTCAATTAAGGGAGCGTTCAGGTGTTATCGTATTTCCTGGATTTTTCGGGTACTCTAAAGAAGGCACGTTAGTTACGTTTCCTCGTGGTGGATCAGATATAACAGGGTCCATTTTAGCGGCTGGAGTTAAAGCTGATTTATATGAGAATTTTACAGATGTTGATTCTGTATTTGCCGCCAACCCTAAAATTGTAGAAAACCCTGTTAATATTAAAAAAATGACGTATCGTGAAATGCGTGAATTATCGTATGCTGGATTTTCTGTATTTCATGATGAGGCCCTAATGCCAGCGTTCCGCCAGTCTATTCCAGTTTGTATTAAAAATACAAATAATCCAGAAGCACGTGGAACAATGATTATGGCTGAGCGTGCTTGTGTAAGAAATCCAGTGATTGGAATTGCTAGTGATTCAGGTTTTTGTACATTGTATGTTCGTAAATACTTAATGCATCGTGAAATAGGTTTTGGACGCAGGTTGCTTCAAATTATTGAAGAAGAAGGCATTTCGTACGAACATATCCCATCAGGTATCGACGATACATCGGTTATTCTAAAACAATGTCAATTAGATGGTGAAAAAGAACAGCGTATTATTTCACGAATTAAAGAAGAATTAGATGTTGATGATGTGTATGTAGAACGCGACTTTTCGATGATTATGATCGTGGGTGAAGGCATGCATAATACCATTGGTCTTTCCGCACGTGCAACACTTGCACTCGCAAATGCGAACGTCAACATTGAGATGATTAACCAAGGTTCATCTGAGGTAAGTTTAGTGTTTGGAGTTCATCAAGAAGACGAAGAAAAAGCGGTTCGTGCACTGTATGATGAGTTTTTTGGAGCAGCTGACGAATCGATTGAATAA
- a CDS encoding ABC transporter substrate-binding protein — MKKLNTIKTILSGLFIITMLVGCGQEASTSQPGAPTGSEAEKAEEAQAEVKEESVNETVEIENNDHFLVFTEPPQRAVTLNQHVTEVMLALRLEEFMVGTAYLDDEVLPEFKDAYESIPVLSDRYPSQEVFLAEEPDFAYAGWASAFREDNIGTVEQLQEFGINAYLHESSTIIGPTIEDIYTDIRNISRIFHVEERGEELIASMKEELEKIKNDIPEVTEKKRVFVFDSGDTAPFTVAQNFLNSLITLAGAENIFSDVDKNWAEVSWEEVVDRDPEVIVIVDYGETTVEEKKELLLRHPALENVTAIENENFIVISLSAAAEGVRAPYALDILVNGLYK; from the coding sequence ATGAAAAAATTAAATACGATAAAAACCATATTATCTGGACTGTTTATAATAACGATGTTAGTTGGCTGTGGACAAGAGGCGAGTACGAGCCAACCAGGAGCACCAACTGGATCGGAAGCAGAGAAAGCAGAAGAAGCGCAAGCAGAGGTCAAAGAAGAAAGTGTAAATGAAACGGTTGAGATTGAAAATAATGATCATTTTTTAGTCTTTACAGAACCACCTCAGCGGGCCGTCACCTTAAATCAACATGTTACAGAAGTCATGTTAGCACTTCGGTTAGAGGAGTTTATGGTAGGTACAGCCTATCTAGATGATGAAGTGTTACCAGAATTTAAAGATGCCTATGAATCTATTCCTGTATTATCCGACCGCTATCCATCGCAAGAAGTATTTTTAGCAGAAGAACCTGATTTTGCGTACGCTGGATGGGCAAGTGCCTTTCGTGAAGACAATATTGGAACTGTGGAGCAATTGCAAGAGTTTGGCATCAATGCTTATTTACATGAGTCTTCAACGATAATTGGTCCAACAATAGAAGATATTTATACTGATATCCGTAATATTTCGCGAATTTTTCATGTTGAAGAAAGAGGAGAAGAACTGATTGCTTCAATGAAGGAAGAGCTAGAAAAAATTAAGAATGACATCCCAGAAGTTACAGAAAAAAAGCGAGTGTTTGTTTTTGATAGTGGCGATACTGCGCCGTTTACCGTTGCCCAAAACTTTTTAAATTCATTAATTACATTAGCAGGAGCGGAAAATATTTTTAGTGATGTTGACAAAAACTGGGCAGAAGTTAGTTGGGAAGAAGTCGTTGACCGAGATCCAGAAGTCATTGTTATCGTTGATTATGGTGAAACAACGGTAGAGGAAAAGAAAGAATTACTTCTGCGTCATCCAGCTCTTGAAAATGTTACAGCAATTGAGAACGAAAATTTTATTGTGATCTCGTTGTCAGCAGCAGCAGAAGGTGTTCGTGCTCCATATGCGCTAGATATTCTAGTGAATGGGTTGTATAAATAA
- a CDS encoding NAD(P)/FAD-dependent oxidoreductase produces the protein MKHYSVIIVGAGLAGIIAAKKFEEQNVNYLVLEKGNSVGGRMATRRMNGGRSDHGAQFFTARSEKMKHLVKQWEQDGLIHTWTKGFHQMKNVMEIESLSLHQDGYPRYAGKGGMNALTQGIANGLNIQLKHIVETVQWVEDKWAIKVRVDGKSQELTFTANRLMLTSPTAQSIELLHGGEILVEASVMKELEETSYFPCLCAIVALDAPTNIPKPGGIQIKEGIISFLGDNQQKGISDTTVVTIHGNEYWSREHYDQDDHVIIETLIKAARPLLGEGNILDKQLKRWRYSKPDKLHPEEFVASTLPGPIVFAGDIFKRGAVEGAILSGLAAAEWIVEERD, from the coding sequence ATGAAGCATTACTCGGTAATTATCGTCGGAGCAGGGTTAGCTGGTATTATAGCAGCAAAGAAGTTTGAGGAGCAAAATGTAAACTATCTCGTTTTAGAAAAAGGGAATAGTGTTGGTGGGCGAATGGCAACGAGACGTATGAATGGAGGTAGGAGTGATCATGGCGCTCAATTTTTCACGGCACGAAGTGAGAAAATGAAACATCTTGTAAAGCAATGGGAACAAGATGGTCTTATCCATACGTGGACGAAAGGTTTTCATCAAATGAAAAATGTAATGGAAATAGAGAGTCTCTCATTACATCAGGATGGATATCCTCGTTATGCAGGCAAGGGAGGTATGAATGCATTAACGCAGGGAATAGCAAACGGCTTGAATATTCAGCTTAAACATATAGTAGAGACGGTGCAGTGGGTAGAAGATAAGTGGGCCATAAAGGTCCGTGTAGACGGAAAATCACAGGAGCTAACCTTTACAGCAAACCGATTAATGTTAACATCACCTACCGCGCAATCGATAGAGCTACTTCATGGTGGAGAAATTCTAGTAGAGGCAAGTGTAATGAAAGAACTAGAAGAGACAAGTTATTTTCCTTGTTTGTGTGCGATAGTTGCTTTAGATGCACCAACGAATATACCAAAACCAGGAGGAATACAAATCAAAGAGGGAATTATTTCATTCCTTGGTGATAATCAACAAAAAGGCATTTCGGATACAACGGTCGTTACGATCCACGGAAATGAATATTGGTCACGTGAACATTATGATCAAGATGATCATGTTATTATAGAAACACTAATTAAAGCGGCTCGTCCTTTACTTGGTGAAGGAAACATTTTAGATAAACAGTTAAAGCGTTGGCGTTATTCAAAACCAGATAAACTCCATCCAGAAGAATTTGTGGCTTCAACTTTACCTGGACCTATTGTTTTTGCTGGAGATATTTTTAAACGGGGAGCAGTCGAAGGTGCTATTCTTTCAGGGTTAGCGGCAGCAGAATGGATAGTAGAGGAAAGGGACTGA
- the proC gene encoding pyrroline-5-carboxylate reductase produces MLENKKVTFVGAGSMAEAIFAGLIKKDLLRPEQIIATNKQDIKRLEDLQNMYSIHTTTSKEEAVSEADIVILAMKPSTVVDGIESIKPYIHKKQIFISILAGVTTSYLEELLGIKAPVIRSMPNTSAKVGESATALSAGIFASEKDTDISAQLFKAIGTVHIIPEDKQDAFTGVAGSGPAYIYYFVEAMENAAKDLGLDDEEAKEVIIQTLKGSLKRLESTSKTSAQLYKEVMSPNGATEAALGVLASYQFQEAVTACVKRSSTRAKELGQIFIETK; encoded by the coding sequence ATGTTAGAAAATAAAAAAGTAACTTTTGTAGGAGCGGGCTCAATGGCTGAAGCGATTTTTGCTGGCCTTATTAAAAAAGACTTATTAAGACCTGAGCAAATTATTGCAACAAACAAACAAGATATTAAGCGGTTAGAAGATTTACAAAATATGTACAGCATTCACACAACTACAAGTAAAGAGGAAGCTGTTTCAGAGGCAGATATCGTTATACTGGCAATGAAGCCGTCGACCGTCGTTGATGGAATCGAGTCTATTAAACCTTACATTCATAAAAAACAAATTTTTATTTCGATTTTAGCTGGAGTAACAACCAGTTACCTTGAGGAATTACTAGGTATTAAAGCCCCTGTTATTCGGTCGATGCCAAATACGTCAGCCAAAGTAGGTGAATCAGCTACAGCTCTATCCGCTGGAATCTTCGCATCGGAAAAAGATACAGATATTTCAGCCCAACTATTTAAAGCAATCGGAACAGTTCACATCATTCCGGAAGACAAACAAGATGCGTTTACAGGTGTCGCTGGAAGTGGCCCTGCATATATTTATTATTTTGTTGAAGCTATGGAAAACGCAGCAAAGGATCTTGGATTAGACGATGAAGAAGCAAAAGAAGTAATCATTCAAACATTAAAAGGTTCATTAAAACGTCTAGAGTCTACTTCTAAGACATCTGCACAGCTTTATAAAGAAGTCATGAGTCCTAATGGTGCAACCGAAGCCGCATTAGGTGTGCTCGCCTCCTATCAATTCCAAGAAGCAGTCACGGCTTGTGTTAAACGCTCATCAACAAGAGCAAAAGAATTGGGACAAATTTTTATAGAAACAAAATAA
- a CDS encoding YqzH family protein yields the protein MIDRQFLKKKIEKITASYVQDPDVCLTVEQVDTLIDKFNKQRLENPNEDIHHILHDVIYDYLTVNYF from the coding sequence ATGATTGATCGTCAATTCCTGAAAAAGAAGATCGAAAAAATTACAGCAAGCTATGTGCAAGATCCTGATGTTTGTTTAACCGTCGAACAAGTCGACACGCTCATAGATAAGTTTAATAAACAGAGATTAGAAAATCCCAATGAAGACATTCATCATATTCTTCACGATGTCATATACGATTATTTAACCGTTAATTACTTTTGA
- the proB gene encoding glutamate 5-kinase: protein MTRQRIVVKIGSSSLTNTNGGLSIEKIYEHTAAITNLKQQGHDVILISSGAVAAGFTHLGYPTRPVTIAGKQAAAAVGQGLLMQAYTEEFRKHQMVTAQMLLTRHNFSNQEQYNNAYSTLTELLKRDVIPIINENDSISLEELTFGDNDMLSALVSGLVHANTLIILTDINGLYDDNPKTNPNAKKFSFLPEITEELIAAAGGAGSKVGTGGMRSKIEAAKTALSVGVKVFIGTGTGPEKLVDIIAGKGDGTYVGYSDHHTMKNKKQWIGIHSEIAGKITIDPGAEKAVIHNGKSLLPAGITAVEGHFSTGDVIEVINANGELIGKGQVNYSSNELEQIKGLSSETAKKQTNKERSEVIHRNLWVTIKEKMIK from the coding sequence ATGACGAGACAACGAATTGTCGTAAAAATCGGTAGTAGTTCATTAACAAATACAAACGGTGGACTATCCATTGAAAAAATTTATGAACATACTGCTGCAATCACAAACCTAAAACAACAAGGACATGATGTGATCCTCATATCTTCTGGTGCAGTTGCTGCTGGATTTACACATCTCGGCTACCCAACGCGTCCCGTCACCATTGCTGGTAAGCAAGCAGCTGCCGCTGTAGGGCAAGGTCTCCTGATGCAAGCATACACAGAAGAATTTCGAAAACATCAAATGGTCACAGCTCAAATGCTACTAACTAGACATAATTTTTCTAACCAAGAACAGTACAATAATGCATATTCTACTTTAACAGAACTTTTAAAACGTGACGTCATCCCGATTATTAATGAAAATGACTCGATTTCTCTTGAAGAATTAACTTTCGGAGATAACGACATGCTTTCAGCTTTAGTCAGTGGACTTGTTCATGCGAACACATTAATTATCCTTACCGATATAAATGGTTTATACGATGACAATCCAAAAACGAATCCGAATGCAAAGAAATTCTCATTTTTACCCGAAATTACAGAAGAACTCATAGCTGCTGCGGGTGGTGCTGGTTCAAAAGTTGGTACGGGGGGAATGCGTTCGAAAATTGAAGCTGCTAAAACTGCCCTTTCTGTCGGTGTTAAAGTATTTATCGGAACTGGAACTGGCCCTGAAAAACTTGTCGACATTATTGCTGGTAAAGGTGATGGTACGTACGTTGGCTACAGTGATCATCACACGATGAAAAATAAAAAACAATGGATCGGAATTCATTCTGAGATTGCTGGAAAAATTACGATTGACCCTGGTGCGGAAAAAGCAGTCATACACAATGGTAAAAGTCTCCTCCCAGCTGGCATCACGGCCGTTGAAGGACACTTCTCAACTGGTGATGTGATTGAAGTTATCAATGCAAATGGTGAGTTAATCGGAAAAGGCCAAGTCAATTACTCATCAAATGAACTAGAACAAATTAAAGGACTATCAAGCGAAACAGCCAAAAAACAGACCAACAAAGAACGTTCTGAAGTTATACACCGAAATTTATGGGTAACGATAAAGGAGAAGATGATCAAATGA